A single region of the Balaenoptera ricei isolate mBalRic1 chromosome 12, mBalRic1.hap2, whole genome shotgun sequence genome encodes:
- the MAS1 gene encoding proto-oncogene Mas, with amino-acid sequence MDEANGTSFVAEESSNASTSGNTSVADPRREIPIVHWVIMSISPLGFVENGILLWFLCFRMRRNPFTVYITHLSIADISLLFCIFILSVDYALDYELSSGYYYTIVTLSVTFLFGYNTGLYLLTAISVERCLSVLYPIWYRCHRPKHQSAFVCALLWALSCLVTTMEYVMCIDSEGQTHSRSDCRAVIIFIAILSFLVFTPLMVASSTILVVKIRKNAWASHSSKLYLVISVTIIIFFIFAMPMRLLYLLYYEYWSTFRNLHHISLLFSTINSSANPFIYFFVGSSRKKRFKESLKVVLTRAFKDEMQPRRPEDHTTTTETETVV; translated from the coding sequence ATGGATGAGGCAAACGGGACATCATTTGTTGCTGAGGAGTCCTCGAACGCCTCAACCAGCGGGAACACCTCAGTAGCAGACCCGCGTCGGGAAATTCCCATCGTGCACTGGGTGATCATGAGCATCTCCCCACTGGGCTTTGTTGAGAATGGAATTCTCCTCTGGTTCCTCTGCTTCCGGATGAGAAGAAACCCCTTCACCGTCTACATCACCCACTTGTCTATTGCGGACATCTCCTTACTCTTTTGCATCTTTATTCTGTCTGTCGACTATGCTTTAGATTACGAGCTCTCTTCTGGCTATTACTACACGATTGTCACATTGTCAGTGACATTTCTCTTTGGCTACAACACGGGTCTGTATCTGCTGACAGCCATCAGTGTGGAGAGGTGCCTGTCCGTCCTGTACCCCATCTGGTACCGCTGCCATCGCCCCAAGCACCAGTCAGCATTCGTCTGTGCCCTCCTGTGGGCACTTTCCTGCTTAGTGACCACCATGGAATATGTCATGTGCATTGACAGTGAAGGACAAACTCACTCCCGAAGTGACTGCAGGGCGGTGATCATCTTCATAGCCATTCTGAGCTTCCTGGTCTTCACTCCACTTATGGTGGCGTCCAGCACCATCTTGGTAGTGAAGATTCGGAAGAATGCATGGGCGTCCCATTCCTCGAAGCTGTACCTTGTCATCTCGGTCACCATCATCATATTCTTCATCTTCGCCATGCCCATGAGGCTCCTCTACCTGCTCTATTATGAGTATTGGTCGACGTTCAGGAACTTGCAccacatttctcttctcttctctacaATCAATAGCAGCGCCAACCCTTTTATTTACTTCTTCGTGGGCAGCAGCAGGAAGAAGCGGTTCAAGGAGTCCTTAAAAGTGGTTCTGACCAGGGCTTTCAAAGATGAGATGCAACCCAGGCGCCCGGAAGACCACACCACCAccactgaaactgagactgttGTCTGA